One genomic region from Argentina anserina chromosome 2, drPotAnse1.1, whole genome shotgun sequence encodes:
- the LOC126805521 gene encoding chromatin modification-related protein EAF1 B-like isoform X3 — protein MHGCDVGSALLVNAEVDSMGGVVDGGVGVGLKTSPRRAAIEKAQAELRQEYDVREERRRELEFLEKGGNPLDFRFGNAASVSVQSTSLTDQHPEQFVTSEAKGSFALTASPRGDSVESSGRPEVPTLCEPNSADNLLLFDGDNDIPEEERNSVRISRRNNTAPSEQSSPMDGTQNAKESEDSAIRPYARRNRSRPNREGTHSSSTDKQGCGGQGLPSRRMLKNLKGQKSGTNNQKDQSLPSVTNVKSVKSNGDFSPKVATSDNLLDMDFDGAQAPEIYTGPAKDSPESKLDVTAPECLKESQHIQPSQTDTKEILTAAVSGRSDERDPLAPSILECLPCEATTKTENDISSVQVNGFSNLNRESKSLPNEGQISNAPGTKGLDSESSCTQTSLGLDVNNDTDVCTTRNDDIENIMETSDVEGLQIPAVDEMILEKSESRAADSNATVNNLQASGFHNSHSGSQVKLEGDMNESRSEVHNEVQLHPNTEGQQQSGCPVSEAEKKLHDMVDNGSIIKKENFSGRSQTPQDISICEVPETIMSGIDSTKGSDHQTPGDHLKVVDKAHEDSILEEARMIEAKRKRIAELSVRSLPSDNRQKSQWDYVLEEMSWLANDFAQERLWKLTAAAQICHRVALTSRLRIEEQQQQRGLKKVAHTLANAVNQFWHSAETLLNCDDSSDRQNIIEGPNKELELRWSKNFSLPMQRYAVRFLKYNNSLGPQLQAQAPATPERLSDLGITEMSWEDHLTEENLFYAVPSGAMETYRRSIESHLVLSERTSSSMQEEVETSMNDAGAEFSQDALYDEDEGETSTYYLPGAFDGSKSSTYNQKKRKGFKSSRTYEAGADFPYGPCSTTNQQSMLMGKRPASLNVGSIPTKRMRTASRQRVVSPFGAGATGNVQTQIKTDASSGDTNSFQDDQSTLHGGSQFQKSMEVESVGEFERHLSYDHAETSMKPKKKKKQKHLLQGSTYDKGWQMDSPTHNDLRDYSKKRSESHHFESNGTIGLYGQHNAKKPKILKQSLDNTYDGMIPMIGSLPSPVASQMSNMTNPSKFIKLIGGRDRGRKTKLKIPVGQPGYTSPWSLFEDQALVVLVHDMGPNWELISDAINSTLHLKCIFRTPKECKERHKSLMDLNTADGADSAEDSGSSQPYPSTIPGIPKGSARQLFQRLQEPMEEDTLKSHFERIIKIGQKHHYRRSQNDNQDPKQVTTVHNSHVFALSQVCPNNLNGGSLTPLDLCDATSSSPDLSSGYQGSHTSGLPMANQGAMTSLLPSGPNASLQGTSGMVLGSNLSSPSGTLSATVRYGGPRGSALPVEEQKRMQQYNQMLAGRNIQQPSLLVPGALPGTDRGVRMVAGANVMGMMCGMNRTAASRPGFQGMASSSMVGIPSPVHSGAGSGPANLVLRPREGHMMRMQVNQGNGQGIPPFNGLSSGFPSQATSSGAQMYPGHQHQLSPQQSHAIGSPHHPHLQGPNHVTGSQQQAYAMQMAKGRQLHQQRFLQQQQQFAPSNPLVPHVQPQVQLPISSLQNSSQIQSQNSPHAAAMPPSTPSSPLAPTSSQHQQKHHLPPHGMSQNPGASGLTNQMGKQRQRQQHHHLQQSGRHHPQQRPFGQSQQQTKHSKGMGRGNSMAHQNLSIDPVNMPVDPSHLNGLSMPPGSQALEKGEQIMQLMQGQTAYSGSGISPATSKPLVSQSSNNSQLQQKLHSSPATSSLKQLQQKPSHSDNNAQGQAPAVPSGHAISASHQSVSTETISSSHQQQPQLQQQKQVNQTQPYVQRVQLNRQVNSELPIKSQSDLASAEEQPVNSTSPAGSSMGIPQSCLDSSNVVPVSSAIAQWKSSEAAYDSNLPNSTAQEGSLGSTSLTNSPGNESPAPVSQGLGPRQVSGNFTSHGHIAGAQWPQKQLLQKSPSLPLPSQQLYEQQEQQQQPEQELPLHQLPLSQHSQRQMQHLEGGLYMMPGNSKSE, from the exons ATGCATGGATGTGATGTTGGATCTGCTCTCCTAGTAAATGCAGAGGTGGATTCCATGGGTGGAGTGGTTGACGGCGGAGTTGGTGTTGGTTTGAAAACATCTCCGCGCCGAGCAGCTATTGAGAAGGCTCAAGCTGAGCTTAG ACAGGAATATGATGTGCGGGAGGAAAGGAGAAGGGAGCTAGAATTTCTTGAGAAA GGTGGCAATCCTTTGGACTTCAGATTTGGTAATGCAGCTTCTGTTAGTGTCCAGTCTACTTCACTCACTGATCAGCATCCAGAACAATTTGTGACCAG TGAAGCAAAAGGTAGTTTTGCATTGACTGCATCACCTCGTGGAGACTCTGTCGAAAGTAGTGGTCGACCAGAGGTTCCTACACTTTGTGAACCCAACAGTGCTGATAATCTCTTACTATTTGATGGGGACAATGATATACCAGAAGAGGAAAGGAATTCTGTGCGTATTAGTAGAAGAAATAACACCGCTCCATCAGAACAGTCTTCCCCAATGGATGGGACTCAAAATGCCAAGGAATCAGAAGACTCAGCAATTCGTCCTTATGCTCGGAGGAACAGGTCTAGACCTAATCGTGAAGGTACACATTCAAGTTCTACTGATAAACAGGGTTGTGGTGGACAAGGGTTACCTTCTCGCAGGATGTTAAAGAATCTCAAGGGACAGAAATCTGGAACTAACAACCAAAAGGACCAGAGTCTACCTTCGGTCACTAACGTAAAGTCTGTGAAGTCTAATGGTGATttttctcctaaggttgcgactTCTGATAATCTGTTGGATATGGACTTTGATGGGGCACAGGCTCCTGAAATATATACTGGTCCGGCAAAGGATAGCCCTGAAAGCAAATTGGATGTTACAGCTCCTGAATGTTTGAAAGAGAGCCAACACATTCAACCATCTCAGACTGATACTAAGGAAATTCTAACTGCTGCTGTTTCAGGGAGATCTGATGAGAGGGATCCATTAGCTCCATCTATACTTGAATGTCTTCCTTGTGAGGCTACTACAAAGACCGAAAATGATATTAGTTCTGTCCAGGTGAATGGATTTAGTAACTTAAATAGAGAGAGTAAAAGTTTACCAAATGAAGGTCAAATTAGCAATGCACCGGGCACAAAGGGGTTAGACTCAGAATCTTCTTGTACTCAAACTAGTTTAGGATTAGATGTAAATAATGATACTGACGTATGTACTACAAGGAATGATGATATTGAAAATATCATGGAAACATCAGATGTTGAAGGGCTACAAATTCCAGCTGTTGATGAAATGATACTAGAAAAGAGTGAAAGCAGAGCTGCTGACAGTAATGCCACGGTTAATAATCTCCAAGCTTCTGGTTTTCATAACAGCCACTCTGGTTCTCAAGTAAAACTTGAGGGAGATATGAATGAAAGTAGATCTGAAGTGCATAATGAAGTACAACTTCATCCAAATACTGAGGGTCAGCAACAAAGTGGTTGTCCTGTATCAGAAGCTGAAAAGAAACTTCATGACATGGTTGATAATGGTTCCATCATCAAGAAAGAGAACTTTTCGGGCAGATCCCAGACTCCTCAGGATATATCTATCTGTGAGGTTCCTGAAACTATCATGTCAGGGATAGACTCTACTAAGGGTTCTGACCATCAGACTCCTGGTGATCACTTGAAAGTGGTAGACAAGGCACATGAAGATTCTATTTTGGAAGAGGCTCGGATGATAGAG GCCAAGCGTAAGAGGATTGCAGAATTATCCGTTCGCTCTTTACCGTCTGATAATCGCCAAAAGTCTCAGTGGGATTATGTCCTTGAGGAAATGTCATGGTTGGCCAACGATTTTGCACAG GAGCGTCTTTGGAAGCTAACTGCTGCTGCTCAGATATGTCACCGTGTTGCGTTGACATCACGGTTGAGAATTGAagagcaacaacaacaaagggGGTTAAAGAAAGTGGCACATACCCTGGCAAATGCTGTCAACCAATTTTGGCATTCAGCTGAGACCCTCTTGAATTGTGATGATTCAAGTGATCGTCAAAATATCATCGAA GGGCCTAACAAAGAGTTGGAGCTGCGATGGAGCAAAAACTTTTCACTTCCTATGCAGCGATATGCAGTGAGATTTTTGAAGTATAATAACTCTCTTGGTCCTCAACTTCAAGCACAAGCTCCTGCTACTCCTGAGAGATTGTCTGATTTAGGCATTACAGAAATGTCATGGGAGGACCATCTTACAGAA GAAAACCTCTTTTATGCAGTACCCTCTGGTGCAATGGAAACCTACAGAAGATCAATTGAATCTCATTTGGTTCTCAGTGAG AGAACTAGCAGTAGCATGCAAGAGGAGGTTGAGACATCTATGAATGATGCTGGCGCTG AATTTAGTCAAGACGCTCTATATGATGAGGATGAAGGAGAAACAAGCACTTATTATTTGCCTGGGGCATTTGATGGTAGCAAGTCATCAACATATAATCAAAAAAAGCGGAAGGGTTTTAAGTCTTCTAGGACATATGAAGCAGGAGCTGATTTTCCATATGGACCATGTTCAACAACAAATCAACAGTCCATGTTGATGGGGAAGAGGCCTGCTAGTCTTAATGTTGGCTCAATACCAACAAAACGCATGCGCACTGCTTCCAGGCAGAGGGTTGTTAGTCCATTTGGTGCTGGAGCTACTGGGAATGTTCAGACTCAAATTAAGACAGATGCTTCCAGTGGAGATACTAATTCTTTTCAGGATGATCAGAGTACCTTGCATGGTGGATCCCAGTTCCAGAAAAGTATGGAGGTTGAGTCTGTTGGTGAATTTGAAAGACATCTATCCTATGACCATGCAGAAACATCAATGAAGcctaaaaaaaagaagaagcaaaaacaTCTG TTGCAGGGTTCCACTTATGACAAAGGGTGGCAGATGGATTCACCTACTCATAATGACCTG AGGGATTATTCGAAAAAGAGATCAGAAAGTCATCATTTTGAGTCTAATGGAACAATTG GTTTATACGGGCAACATAATGCAAAAAAGCCGAAAATATTAAAGCAGTCTCTAGACAATACTTATGATGGTATGATTCCAATGATTGGGTCCCTTCCCTCTCCAGTGGCATCCCAAATGAGTAATATGACCAATCCGAGTAAATTTATCAAGTTGATCGGTGGTCGGGACAGGGGACGGAAAACCAAACTGAAG ATACCTGTTGGGCAGCCAGGTTACACAAGTCCATGGTCACTATTTGAAGATCAG GCACTTGTTGTTCTTGTGCACGATATGGGTCCAAATTGGGAACTCATAAGCGACGCTATCAACAGTACCCTGCACCTAAAG TGTATCTTCCGCACGCCTAAGGAATGCAAGGAGCGTCACAAAAGTCTAATGGATTTGAATACTGCTGATGGAGCTGACAGTGCTGAAGATTCAGGGTCATCTCAGCCATATCCATCTACAATCCCTGGCATACCGAAG GGAAGTGCCCGACAGTTATTTCAGCGTTTGCAAGAGCCAATGGAAGAGGACACTCTTAAATCTCATTTTGAAAGGATAATCAAGATTGGACAGAAGCATCACTATAGAAGGAGTCAG AATGATAACCAGGATCCGAAACAAGTAACAACAGTCCACAATTCTCATGTTTTTGCTCTTTCCCAAGTATGTCCAAATAACCTGAATGGAGGTAGTCTAAC GCCTCTTGATCTCTGTGATGCCACTTCATCAAGCCCAGATCTTTCATCTGGATATCAAGGTTCTCATACTAGCGGCTTACCAATGGCAAATCAGGGTGCTATGACGTCATTACTGCCCTCTGGGCCAAATGCCTCGTTACAGGGAACTTCTGGTATGGTTCTTGGCAGCAACTTGTCATCACCATCTGGCACGCTTAGTGCTACAGTCAG GTACGGTGGTCCAAGGGGATCTGCTTTACCAGTAGAAGAGCAGAAAAGAATGCAACAGTACAATCAAATGTTAGCTGGTAGAAATATTCAGCAGCCCAGCTTATTAGTACCTGGGGCTCTTCCAGGAACTGATCGTGGAGTGCGAATGGTAGCGGGTGCAAATGTTATGGGCATGATGTGTGGAATGAATAGAACCGCAGCGTCAAGGCCAGGGTTTCAGGGAATGGCTTCATCCAGTATGGTGGGGATACCAAGCCCCGTACACTCTGGAGCTGGTTCTGGTCCAGCTAACTTGGTGTTAAGGCCTCGGGAGGGTCACATGATGCGG ATGCAGGTAAACCAAGGGAATGGCCAAGGTATTCCTCCATTTAACGGGTTGAGTTCTGGCTTTCCTAGTCAGGCAACTTCATCAGGTGCTCAAATGTATCCAGGCCATCAACATCAGTTATCCCCTCAACAATCCCATGCAATCGGTAGCCCTCATCACCCTCATCTTCAAGGCCCCAATCATGTGACAGGGTCGCAGCAACAAGCCTATGCCATGCAAATGGCTAAAGGAAGGCAGCTGCATCAACAGCGGTTTTTGCAGCAGCAACAACAGTTTGCACCATCCAATCCCTTGGTGCCGCATGTCCAACCACAGGTCCAACTCCCCATTTCAAGTTTGCAAAATAGCTCCCAGATTCAGTCACAAAATTCACCTCACGCAGCAGCTATGCCCCCTAGTACACCATCTTCCCCATTGGCTCCCACATCATCCCAGCACCAGCAGAAACATCATCTGCCACCTCATGGGATGAGTCAGAATCCTGGTGCAAGtggattgactaatcaaatgGGGAAGCAACGACAAAGGCAGCAACACCACCATCTTCAGCAATCTGGTAGGCACCACCCTCAGCAGCGGCCATTTGGGCAATCTCAGCAGCAGACCAAACATTCTAAGGGAATGGGAAGAGGGAACTCGATGGCGCATCAGAACCTCTCCATCGACCCTGTAAACATGCCCGTTGATCCATCTCATCTGAATGGACTATCGATGCCTCCAGGAAGTCAAGCTCTTGAAAAAGGAGAACAGATCATGCAGTTGATGCAAGGTCAAACTGCATATTCTGGGTCTGGCATCAGCCCAGCAACATCAAAACCATTGGTTTCTCAATCGTCAAACAATTCTCAGTTGCAGCAAAAGTTGCATTCTAGCCCAGCAACCTCTTCATTGAAGCAACTCCAGCAAAAGCCATCTCATTCTGATAACAACGCTCAAGGTCAGGCACCAGCTGTTCCCTCTGGGCATGCAATATCAGCTTCTCATCAGTCTGTGTCTACAGAAACTATATCTTCCTCCCACCAGCAGCAGCCACAACTACAGCAACAGAAGCAAGTTAATCAGACTCAGCCGTATGTCCAGAGAGTTCAGCTGAATCGTCAAGTGAATTCGGAACTTCCAATCAAGTCTCAAAGTGATCTAGCTTCTGCTGAAGAGCAGCCTGTGAATAGTACTTCTCCGGCGGGTTCAAGCATGGGAATTCCTCAGTCCTGTCTTGATTCGTCCAATGTAGTACCGGTTTCTTCTGCAATTGCACAATGGAAATCATCAGAGGCAGCATATGATTCTAATCTGCCAAATTCAACAGCTCAAGAGGGTTCACTTGGGAGCACATCACTGACAAATTCACCTGGTAATGAATCACCGGCACCTGTCAGTCAAGGGTTAGGCCCAAGGCAAGTATCTGGTAACTTTACCTCTCATGGGCATATTGCTGGAGCACAATGGCCACAGAAGCAGCTACTGCAAAAGTCACCTTCGCTACCACTCCCTTCCCAACAACTCTACGAGCAACAAGAGCAACAGCAGCAGCCGGAACAAGAATTACCCCTACATCAACTGCCTTTGTCACAGCACTCTCAGCGACAAATGCAGCATCTGGAAGGTGGTTTATATATGATGCCTGGTAATTCAAAATCGGAATGA